A section of the Nitrospira sp. genome encodes:
- the alaS gene encoding alanine--tRNA ligase, producing MSHSVNDLRRAFIQYFEQQGHRAVPSAPLIPQADPTLLFTNAGMNQFKRVFLGEETRAYNRAVTVQKCLRAGGKHNDLENVGYTRRHHTFFEMLGNFSFGDYFKEEAIRFGWEFLTSVVGLSKDRMWITIFREDDEADRLWRKIGVSPSRIVRCGEKDNFWQMADTGPCGPCSELHFDQGPSVPGDATPNGEGDRVIEIWNLVFMQFNRDSAGTLNPLPKPSIDTGMGLERLTAVAQGRLSNYDSDLFAPLLAAIGTRAGAQYGAAEQADRSMRVIADHLRAITFLMADGVLPSNEGRGYVLRRILRRAARHGRLLGITEPFLHELTATVVEQMGEAYHELRPAAGTVAEATRGEEERFIATLDQGLPILNDMLTKVRASGQNMLSGTEIFKLYDTYGFPMDLIAEACREQDIRLDETGFEAAIEEQRTRARKTGGFENETARPALSEVAARVGTTAFVGYEHLNSEGVVQALLKGDRLVKEASEGDEIEVVLDVTPFYAEGGGQAGDQGLLTGPDGRVEIRETTRPVPTLIVHKGVVTSGSIREGERLQLAVNRRTRHDAARNHTATHLVHAALRDLLGPHVKQYGSLVAPNRLRFDFAHFRPLASRDIDEIESIVNEQVRQDQPVQTDVMGVQEAVAGGALAFFGDKYGDQVRVVHIDTFSKELCGGTHCRRTGEIGLFRIVSESGVAAGVRRIECLTGSGALDSLKRLEADVRELSDLLKVAPGEVVARTRKLSEQLKEKERELAEVKLKMASTSSGDAQAREIKGVQVHAQRTDGLDVNGMRALADQLRDKLRSGVVALGAANDGKVSLLVVVTKDLVGRLKAGELIKEMATEVGGTGGGRPEMAQAGGKNPEGLGTALEKVFGLVQKALEG from the coding sequence ATGAGCCACAGTGTAAACGATCTGCGACGAGCCTTCATCCAGTACTTCGAACAGCAGGGGCATCGGGCGGTTCCGAGCGCTCCCTTGATTCCTCAGGCAGACCCGACGCTGCTGTTTACGAACGCCGGCATGAATCAATTCAAGCGGGTGTTCCTGGGCGAGGAGACGCGTGCGTACAACCGGGCGGTGACCGTGCAGAAGTGCCTGCGCGCCGGCGGCAAGCACAACGATCTCGAAAACGTCGGGTACACGAGGCGGCACCACACCTTTTTCGAAATGCTCGGCAACTTCTCCTTCGGCGACTATTTCAAGGAAGAGGCCATCCGGTTCGGCTGGGAGTTTCTGACCTCCGTCGTCGGGCTCTCGAAGGACCGGATGTGGATCACGATCTTCCGCGAGGACGACGAAGCCGACCGTCTCTGGAGAAAGATCGGCGTCTCCCCGAGTCGGATTGTACGTTGCGGCGAGAAGGATAATTTCTGGCAGATGGCGGATACGGGCCCTTGCGGTCCCTGTTCCGAGCTCCATTTCGATCAGGGGCCTTCCGTGCCGGGCGATGCGACGCCGAACGGTGAAGGCGACCGGGTCATCGAGATCTGGAACCTGGTGTTCATGCAGTTCAATCGCGACAGTGCGGGCACCCTGAATCCGCTTCCGAAACCGAGCATCGATACCGGTATGGGGTTGGAACGGTTGACGGCGGTGGCGCAGGGGCGGCTCAGCAACTACGACAGTGATTTATTTGCACCCTTGTTGGCGGCGATCGGAACCAGGGCGGGAGCGCAGTACGGTGCGGCGGAACAAGCGGATCGTTCCATGCGTGTCATCGCCGATCACTTGCGGGCGATCACGTTCCTCATGGCCGACGGCGTCTTACCGTCGAACGAGGGACGGGGCTATGTGCTTCGCCGGATTCTGCGCCGCGCGGCTCGTCATGGCCGGTTGCTGGGTATTACCGAACCGTTCTTGCATGAACTGACGGCGACGGTGGTGGAACAGATGGGCGAGGCCTATCACGAGTTGCGCCCGGCAGCCGGCACGGTGGCCGAGGCGACACGGGGTGAGGAAGAACGGTTTATCGCCACGCTCGATCAGGGCTTGCCGATTCTCAACGACATGCTGACCAAGGTGCGCGCCTCCGGTCAAAACATGCTCTCGGGTACCGAAATTTTTAAGTTGTATGACACCTATGGGTTTCCGATGGACCTCATTGCGGAAGCCTGCCGTGAGCAGGACATCCGGCTGGATGAAACCGGATTCGAAGCGGCCATCGAAGAGCAGCGCACGCGCGCCAGGAAAACGGGGGGCTTCGAGAATGAGACGGCCCGCCCCGCCTTGAGTGAAGTGGCCGCTCGTGTCGGCACCACGGCATTCGTCGGCTACGAACACCTGAATTCGGAAGGTGTCGTGCAGGCGTTGCTCAAGGGCGATCGGCTGGTCAAAGAAGCGAGTGAAGGTGACGAGATCGAAGTCGTGCTGGATGTCACGCCGTTCTACGCGGAGGGCGGCGGACAGGCAGGCGATCAGGGGCTCCTGACCGGCCCCGATGGCCGTGTGGAGATTCGTGAAACCACCAGGCCGGTGCCGACTTTGATTGTGCACAAGGGCGTAGTTACCTCCGGTTCGATCCGTGAAGGAGAGCGGTTGCAGCTCGCTGTGAATCGTCGCACTCGGCACGATGCGGCCCGCAATCATACGGCGACCCATTTGGTGCATGCCGCCTTGCGGGATCTGCTGGGGCCGCATGTGAAACAGTACGGGTCGCTGGTGGCGCCGAATCGGTTGCGGTTCGACTTCGCGCATTTCCGTCCATTGGCCTCACGCGACATCGACGAGATCGAATCGATCGTCAATGAGCAGGTGCGCCAGGATCAGCCGGTGCAAACCGATGTGATGGGAGTGCAGGAAGCCGTGGCCGGCGGAGCGCTGGCGTTTTTCGGCGACAAGTATGGCGATCAGGTGCGAGTGGTTCACATCGATACCTTCAGCAAGGAATTGTGCGGCGGCACTCATTGCCGGCGGACGGGCGAAATCGGCCTCTTCCGGATCGTGTCCGAATCGGGGGTGGCCGCCGGTGTGCGCCGCATCGAATGTCTCACCGGCAGCGGCGCATTGGATTCGCTCAAGCGATTGGAAGCGGATGTTCGTGAGTTGTCCGACCTCCTGAAAGTGGCGCCGGGTGAAGTCGTCGCCCGTACCCGCAAGTTGAGCGAGCAACTGAAAGAAAAGGAACGGGAACTCGCGGAGGTTAAGCTCAAGATGGCGAGCACCTCGTCCGGCGACGCGCAGGCGCGCGAGATCAAGGGTGTGCAGGTCCACGCGCAACGCACGGACGGCCTCGATGTGAATGGCATGCGGGCGCTGGCCGATCAATTGCGTGACAAACTGCGCAGCGGCGTCGTGGCGCTCGGGGCGGCGAATGACGGCAAAGTGTCGCTGCTCGTCGTGGTGACGAAGGATCTGGTGGGCCGTCTGAAAGCGGGCGAACTTATTAAGGAGATGGCAACGGAAGTGGGCGGGACCGGGGGAGGGCGTCCTGAGATGGCGCAGGCCGGAGGAAAAAATCCCGAAGGGCTCGGCACCGCGTTGGAAAAAGTTTTTGGGTTGGTCCAGAAGGCCCTCGAAGGGTAA
- the ruvX gene encoding Holliday junction resolvase RuvX, with protein MKGQRILAIDHGSKRIGFALSDELGWTAQPLETFYRRNPDADIRHIQDLVREHEVGQVLVGMPLRLDGEIGPAAKVVAEFIQLLEPALSVPVITWDERMTTCAAEDLLIAADVGRRKRKGIVDRIAAAILLQSYLASLEQPATSQANDLNAPVENDPWVFDEPRVDDAEESDHGSGPGGSDVRGSRGISGAALGSKPRRERTS; from the coding sequence ATGAAAGGCCAACGGATTCTCGCCATCGATCACGGCTCCAAGCGGATCGGGTTTGCCCTGAGTGATGAACTCGGGTGGACGGCTCAGCCGCTGGAAACCTTTTACCGGCGAAATCCCGATGCCGACATCCGGCATATCCAGGACCTGGTTCGTGAACACGAAGTCGGGCAGGTGCTGGTCGGCATGCCGTTGCGGCTGGATGGCGAGATCGGTCCCGCGGCCAAAGTCGTCGCGGAGTTCATCCAGTTACTGGAGCCGGCACTGTCTGTCCCAGTGATCACCTGGGATGAACGGATGACCACCTGCGCGGCGGAGGACCTATTGATTGCGGCTGACGTCGGCCGCCGGAAGCGGAAGGGGATCGTCGACCGTATTGCCGCGGCGATTCTCCTGCAGAGTTATCTGGCGAGTTTGGAACAGCCGGCCACCAGCCAGGCGAACGATCTGAACGCACCCGTGGAGAACGATCCCTGGGTTTTTGACGAACCCCGAGTCGATGATGCAGAAGAAAGCGATCATGGGTCTGGCCCTGGCGGCAGTGATGTTCGCGGCTCTCGCGGGATATCTGGTGCTGCGTTGGGCTCAAAGCCCCGTCGCGAGCGGACCTCCTAA
- the mltG gene encoding endolytic transglycosylase MltG yields MMQKKAIMGLALAAVMFAALAGYLVLRWAQSPVASGPPKPPSHIVLIPEGSTFQQVAALLKNEQLIRSRSAFLLLGKTRDIDRKIRPGEYELDASMSPQDILTKLLAGRVVLHPVTIPEGYSLTQIAEVLAAQQVTDTKEFTKLVRDRTFISTLGIEADSLEGYLFPETYSFAKGTKAREVIKAMVDGLHRVWGTELQEQAARMKMSLHQVLTLASVIEKETGAKEERELIAAVFHNRLRKKIPLQSDPTVIYGLPAFDGNIHKRDLSVMSPYNTYRVQGLPPGPIASPGAHSLRAALFPAQASYLYFVSRNDGTHQFSSTLAEHNQAVEKYQKQYFRKRARGNLVAHGA; encoded by the coding sequence ATGATGCAGAAGAAAGCGATCATGGGTCTGGCCCTGGCGGCAGTGATGTTCGCGGCTCTCGCGGGATATCTGGTGCTGCGTTGGGCTCAAAGCCCCGTCGCGAGCGGACCTCCTAAACCTCCCTCCCACATTGTTCTCATTCCTGAAGGCAGCACCTTTCAGCAGGTCGCCGCTCTTCTCAAAAACGAACAGTTGATCCGCAGCCGGTCGGCTTTTTTATTGCTGGGCAAGACGCGGGACATCGATCGAAAGATCCGCCCCGGTGAGTATGAGTTGGATGCCAGTATGTCGCCGCAGGACATTCTGACGAAGCTACTGGCCGGTCGGGTGGTGTTGCATCCCGTTACGATTCCGGAAGGGTACAGTCTGACACAGATTGCCGAGGTGCTGGCGGCGCAGCAGGTGACGGATACGAAAGAGTTCACGAAGCTGGTGCGCGATCGTACGTTTATTTCGACCCTCGGCATCGAGGCCGATTCCCTCGAAGGGTATCTCTTTCCCGAAACCTATTCCTTTGCGAAGGGTACGAAGGCGCGGGAGGTGATTAAGGCGATGGTCGATGGTCTCCATCGTGTCTGGGGTACCGAGTTGCAGGAGCAGGCGGCCCGCATGAAAATGTCCCTGCATCAGGTGCTGACCCTCGCCTCTGTCATCGAAAAGGAAACGGGAGCGAAGGAGGAGCGGGAACTGATCGCGGCGGTGTTTCATAACCGGTTGCGGAAAAAGATCCCGCTGCAGAGCGACCCGACGGTGATCTACGGGTTACCGGCGTTCGACGGGAACATTCACAAGCGCGATCTCTCCGTCATGAGCCCCTACAATACCTATCGTGTGCAGGGTCTCCCGCCGGGACCGATCGCCAGCCCCGGGGCCCATTCATTGCGTGCGGCGCTGTTTCCCGCCCAGGCGTCGTATTTGTATTTCGTGTCGCGGAACGACGGGACCCATCAATTTTCTTCCACGTTGGCCGAGCACAATCAAGCGGTGGAGAAATATCAGAAACAGTACTTCCGCAAACGTGCCAGGGGCAACCTTGTCGCCCACGGTGCGTGA
- the deoC gene encoding deoxyribose-phosphate aldolase — MSVKSWNESLPRYLDHTVLRPEATKADVLRLCAEAREQGFVVIFVPPCYVDEAVAAVAGTDVQVGIPIGFPLGGHSTHAKVTEAMEAVAHGARVLDMVINISRLKSGDYDLVRNDMAAVVQATPGVNHKVILETCLLTREEKITACRLAVEAGMDYVKTSTGFNQAGATVEDVRLMKEAVAGRAKVKASGGIRDWKTTRELLEAGADRIGTSASLKILNEWRASLVEVR, encoded by the coding sequence ATGAGTGTGAAGTCGTGGAATGAATCGTTGCCGCGTTACCTGGACCATACGGTGCTGCGTCCGGAGGCTACTAAGGCCGATGTGTTACGCCTCTGCGCGGAAGCCAGGGAGCAGGGGTTCGTCGTGATTTTTGTGCCTCCCTGTTATGTGGATGAGGCGGTGGCCGCGGTTGCAGGGACCGATGTCCAGGTGGGCATCCCCATCGGGTTTCCGCTCGGTGGGCATTCGACTCACGCTAAGGTAACGGAGGCCATGGAGGCGGTGGCGCATGGCGCGCGGGTGCTCGATATGGTCATCAACATCAGCCGGTTGAAATCCGGCGACTACGATCTGGTACGGAACGATATGGCCGCCGTTGTTCAGGCGACGCCCGGTGTGAATCATAAGGTGATTCTGGAAACCTGCCTCCTGACGCGAGAAGAAAAGATCACTGCCTGCCGGCTGGCCGTCGAGGCCGGGATGGATTATGTGAAGACCTCGACCGGATTCAATCAGGCCGGAGCGACAGTGGAAGACGTTCGGCTGATGAAAGAAGCCGTGGCCGGACGGGCCAAGGTGAAGGCGTCCGGTGGCATCAGAGATTGGAAGACCACGCGGGAGTTGCTGGAGGCCGGGGCCGACCGGATCGGCACCAGCGCGAGTTTGAAGATTCTGAATGAATGGCGCGCCTCGCTGGTTGAGGTGCGGTGA
- a CDS encoding phosphopentomutase: MMTRIVLLVLDGFGIGALPDADLYGDAGCNTLQRLAAISKGLALPNFEQLGLGHLGQFQGIRPMVQPEGCYGALGFSTKGKNSLSGHWEIAGYVIEEGERPCETFTTELANALEAALGQKTLGNCRAVTQEPIAEFGGQHQKSGMPIAWIDTAGTIFLAAHEQVVPPEELYRLAREARKLLKGMVPIVRVVACPFVGQSGKFTATERRRDFAVEPPGLTLLDHLSRASQLVIGVGKVGDLFSGRGVTRSVPLFQAEAVMDEVVGMFSKVPRGLIYASLPVINPDLQTTVSTLQQIDRRLRDLQESLKVGDVLIITGDHGFDCARPNPGHSREYVPCLVTGPRLARGVNLGTRSTAADLGQTIGEALGATRLPWGDSFLDALQSR, translated from the coding sequence ATGATGACTCGAATCGTATTGCTGGTGCTCGATGGTTTCGGCATCGGCGCCTTGCCCGATGCCGACCTGTATGGCGATGCCGGCTGCAACACCCTGCAGCGGCTGGCCGCCATTTCCAAGGGGCTCGCCCTGCCGAATTTTGAGCAACTCGGTCTCGGGCATCTGGGCCAGTTTCAAGGTATTCGTCCGATGGTGCAGCCGGAAGGCTGCTACGGGGCTCTCGGGTTTTCGACCAAGGGAAAAAATTCTCTCTCCGGGCATTGGGAAATCGCCGGATACGTGATCGAAGAAGGCGAGCGCCCCTGTGAAACTTTCACGACCGAGCTGGCGAATGCGCTCGAGGCCGCATTGGGACAGAAGACCCTGGGCAATTGCCGTGCGGTCACGCAGGAGCCGATCGCCGAGTTCGGCGGACAGCATCAGAAATCGGGAATGCCCATCGCCTGGATCGATACGGCAGGGACTATTTTTCTGGCGGCGCACGAGCAGGTGGTGCCGCCTGAAGAACTCTATCGCCTGGCCCGTGAAGCCCGAAAGTTGCTCAAGGGCATGGTGCCGATTGTGCGTGTGGTCGCCTGCCCCTTCGTCGGGCAATCAGGCAAGTTTACTGCGACGGAGCGGCGGCGTGATTTTGCCGTGGAGCCACCGGGGCTGACGTTACTGGATCACTTGAGCCGGGCCAGCCAGCTTGTGATCGGGGTAGGAAAGGTCGGCGACCTGTTCAGCGGGCGCGGGGTGACGAGATCGGTGCCGCTGTTCCAGGCGGAAGCCGTCATGGATGAAGTGGTGGGCATGTTCAGCAAGGTGCCGCGTGGTCTGATTTACGCAAGCCTCCCGGTCATCAATCCCGATCTTCAGACCACAGTGTCTACATTGCAGCAGATCGATCGTCGGCTGCGGGATTTGCAGGAATCCCTCAAGGTCGGAGACGTGTTGATCATCACCGGCGATCACGGCTTCGACTGTGCGAGGCCGAATCCCGGTCATTCACGCGAATATGTGCCCTGTCTCGTGACCGGTCCGCGTCTCGCGCGCGGTGTGAACCTCGGAACCAGATCGACCGCGGCGGACCTTGGCCAAACCATCGGTGAAGCGTTGGGCGCGACCAGGCTGCCCTGGGGCGACAGTTTCCTGGATGCATTGCAGTCCCGCTAG
- a CDS encoding RidA family protein produces the protein MSIDATLKSLEIELPAPPKPVASYVPAVLAGDLLFLSGMLPFRDGQVAITGKLGQDVTVERGAEAARLALLNALAVVKQELGSLDRVRRIVRVVGHVASASGFVQQPAVINGASDLLVQVFGEAGRHARVALGAAELPLHAAIELELLVQVRP, from the coding sequence GTGTCGATCGATGCGACGTTGAAATCTCTCGAGATCGAATTGCCCGCTCCTCCGAAACCGGTCGCGAGTTACGTGCCTGCGGTGCTGGCGGGTGATCTGCTCTTTCTGAGCGGCATGTTGCCGTTTCGTGACGGGCAGGTCGCAATCACGGGCAAGCTGGGGCAGGACGTGACGGTTGAGCGCGGGGCCGAAGCGGCCAGGCTGGCGCTGCTGAATGCCTTGGCGGTCGTGAAGCAGGAGCTCGGTTCATTGGATCGTGTGCGGCGTATCGTGCGTGTCGTGGGGCATGTGGCATCTGCCTCAGGGTTTGTGCAGCAGCCGGCTGTCATCAACGGCGCCTCCGATCTGTTGGTGCAGGTGTTCGGCGAGGCCGGACGCCATGCTCGCGTGGCGCTGGGTGCGGCAGAGTTGCCCTTGCACGCCGCAATCGAACTCGAATTACTGGTCCAGGTTCGACCATAA
- a CDS encoding IPT/TIG domain-containing protein has translation MQYIARLVLGVALFVGPVVSGEVRAEGPVLHPNAAVPGSTLSITGKGFGPYKSTKFNQVTFQGVPALIQRWEADLIEVRVPSQATNGPVDVIIGKKHVKAGSFTRLQPAIHSLSPAEAEPGTILEITGEHFGNTAGPRDPNTIFGVNSVAVGDVTVRVRKWRDDKIEVELPGNVQSGDVVVRMASSDPLPDGSCCAPVKQVVSNSMAVKVLASVRVDPTSGPVGTKVVLFGKGFGATRNPEDGVLFGGHLATVSQWTDTTVVVHVPLDAQTGPVVMKRNGQERAIGTYTVQTPQATGLTPTEAPIGTLLKITGENFGFYSEAGSTPFNYIDFSLSENTVEIGGVQAIVYRWGHDRIDVWVPFSAKSGPVVVKRAANAPKPDGTCCADKKVLETQVGNFTLVTPKIDSYSPNTGGLDEVVTIKGSGFGKFLKTAEPSKVITDSVYARVAPELGENVSRTEVLFNGVGAIVQSWTDTEIKVKIPHRHSYGVGKLGEFNPDLTSGPLVVRRGSWDLLPDGSCCTPKKWVTLEAGTFTIQPTGLPDASYWRNPNPDNSHFH, from the coding sequence ATGCAATACATCGCTCGTCTCGTGCTCGGTGTCGCGCTGTTCGTAGGCCCGGTCGTTTCCGGAGAAGTCCGGGCAGAGGGGCCGGTTCTTCATCCCAATGCTGCCGTGCCGGGATCGACCCTTTCGATCACCGGGAAGGGGTTCGGCCCCTATAAATCGACGAAGTTTAATCAGGTCACCTTCCAGGGCGTGCCGGCCTTGATCCAACGCTGGGAGGCCGATCTCATCGAAGTGCGCGTGCCCTCGCAGGCGACCAATGGGCCGGTCGACGTGATCATCGGGAAGAAGCACGTAAAGGCTGGATCGTTTACGCGATTGCAGCCCGCCATTCATTCGTTGTCGCCGGCTGAGGCCGAACCGGGAACGATTCTGGAGATCACGGGTGAACATTTCGGCAACACGGCCGGGCCGCGTGATCCAAACACCATTTTCGGCGTGAACAGCGTAGCCGTGGGCGACGTGACCGTTCGCGTGCGCAAATGGCGTGACGACAAGATCGAAGTGGAGTTGCCGGGCAACGTGCAGTCGGGTGATGTTGTGGTACGTATGGCCTCGTCCGATCCGTTGCCGGACGGATCCTGTTGCGCGCCGGTCAAGCAAGTCGTGAGCAATTCGATGGCGGTGAAGGTGCTCGCGTCGGTGCGGGTCGATCCCACGAGTGGGCCGGTCGGGACGAAGGTGGTGTTGTTCGGCAAGGGATTCGGGGCGACGAGAAACCCCGAGGATGGCGTGCTGTTCGGAGGGCATCTGGCGACGGTGTCGCAGTGGACGGATACGACCGTTGTGGTCCACGTGCCGCTCGATGCCCAAACCGGCCCTGTCGTGATGAAGCGCAATGGGCAGGAACGTGCCATCGGGACGTACACGGTTCAGACACCTCAGGCGACCGGTCTGACCCCGACTGAGGCGCCCATCGGCACCTTGCTGAAAATCACGGGAGAGAATTTTGGGTTCTATTCCGAAGCCGGGTCTACGCCATTTAACTATATCGATTTTTCCCTGAGCGAGAACACCGTCGAAATCGGCGGGGTGCAGGCGATCGTGTATCGTTGGGGCCACGACCGCATTGATGTCTGGGTACCCTTCAGCGCGAAAAGTGGTCCGGTGGTGGTCAAACGCGCTGCCAATGCTCCCAAGCCGGATGGCACGTGCTGCGCCGATAAGAAGGTGCTTGAAACGCAGGTCGGCAATTTTACGCTCGTGACGCCGAAGATCGATTCCTACAGTCCGAACACCGGGGGATTGGATGAGGTGGTGACGATCAAGGGGAGTGGGTTCGGGAAGTTTCTCAAGACGGCCGAACCCAGCAAGGTTATTACGGATAGTGTCTATGCCAGGGTTGCTCCCGAGTTGGGAGAGAACGTCTCGCGTACCGAAGTGTTATTCAACGGGGTCGGTGCGATCGTGCAGTCGTGGACGGACACGGAAATCAAAGTCAAGATTCCTCATCGCCACTCCTATGGCGTGGGCAAACTCGGTGAGTTCAATCCGGATCTGACGTCGGGGCCGCTCGTGGTCCGCCGTGGGTCGTGGGATCTCCTGCCGGACGGATCCTGCTGCACGCCGAAGAAGTGGGTCACGCTCGAAGCCGGTACGTTTACCATCCAACCCACGGGATTGCCGGATGCCAGTTACTGGCGGAATCCTAATCCGGATAACAGCCACTTTCATTAA
- a CDS encoding 16S rRNA (uracil(1498)-N(3))-methyltransferase — protein sequence MPAFFVSSSDIRETQITLTGDLCHHLRASLRVKPGEDLWFTDERRRRYRVRVMQVAQQAITAEILEQRQGPVETGPPLLLAQALLKGDHMDWVVQKASELGVRTILPLISRHGIVRPQTDRIAAQVARWQRIATEAAQQSEQWQPPQVLEPLESRRFFSTHNATCSLLLAERLEALALARVPLPSLPSEQICVIIGPEGGWAEEEIALALAERCQAVSLGECILRADTAAVTALSIVQSRLGRLG from the coding sequence ATGCCGGCTTTCTTCGTCTCCTCATCAGATATTCGTGAAACCCAGATCACCCTCACCGGTGATCTCTGCCATCATCTGCGAGCCAGCCTGCGCGTCAAGCCGGGCGAAGATCTGTGGTTCACCGATGAGCGACGGCGGCGGTATCGCGTGCGGGTGATGCAAGTGGCCCAGCAGGCGATCACGGCGGAGATTCTCGAACAACGACAGGGACCCGTCGAGACCGGCCCACCCCTGCTGCTCGCACAGGCCCTGCTCAAAGGCGACCATATGGATTGGGTGGTGCAAAAGGCGAGTGAGTTGGGTGTACGGACGATCCTTCCCCTGATCTCACGCCATGGGATCGTACGACCACAGACCGACCGGATCGCTGCTCAAGTGGCCCGCTGGCAGCGCATCGCCACCGAAGCGGCGCAACAATCGGAGCAGTGGCAGCCACCGCAAGTATTGGAACCGCTGGAGTCACGCCGGTTCTTTTCCACTCACAACGCGACCTGTTCGTTGCTCCTGGCAGAACGCCTTGAGGCTCTCGCATTGGCCAGAGTGCCGCTGCCGAGCCTCCCCTCGGAACAGATTTGCGTCATCATCGGACCCGAAGGGGGATGGGCAGAAGAAGAGATCGCACTGGCTCTCGCGGAGCGCTGCCAAGCCGTGAGTCTCGGCGAGTGTATTCTCCGTGCGGACACCGCGGCAGTCACGGCGCTGAGTATTGTGCAGAGTCGATTGGGCCGATTGGGGTAG
- the dnaJ gene encoding molecular chaperone DnaJ: protein MAKRDYYETLGIERTASDDEIKKAFRKLARQHHPDLHTSPEQKKAAEEKFKELNEAYEVISDQEKRRRYDAFGHAGGPQGAEGFDFGGQGGFGDIFNDIFEDFFGQPRGRARAERGNDLQYNLEVTFEESVFGKEAKLKIPRWETCADCKGTGARSATAIKMCPACKGQGQLRFQQGFFSVSRPCGQCEGVGQIITEPCQACSGRQRIRKERMLSVQIPGGIETGMRLRLANEGEHGVQGGPQGDLYVAITVKPHPHFRREGQDIVSDLPVNLVTAILGGRVEVPTLKGNTFMKIPAGTQPDKILRLKGLGFPNLKGGHTGDQLFHVKVEIPTKLNSKQKELLEEFAKESGYTKDTEGEGFLDKMKTFFE from the coding sequence GTGGCTAAGCGCGACTACTACGAAACTCTCGGCATTGAGCGAACCGCGTCCGACGACGAGATCAAGAAGGCATTCCGGAAACTGGCCCGCCAGCACCATCCAGATCTCCACACATCCCCCGAACAGAAAAAAGCCGCGGAAGAAAAATTCAAAGAGCTGAACGAGGCCTACGAGGTCATCAGCGACCAGGAAAAACGGCGGCGGTACGATGCCTTCGGCCATGCCGGTGGACCGCAGGGGGCGGAGGGATTCGATTTCGGTGGACAGGGCGGATTCGGCGACATCTTCAACGATATTTTCGAGGACTTCTTCGGCCAGCCTCGCGGGCGCGCCCGCGCCGAGCGCGGCAACGACCTGCAATACAACCTTGAGGTGACGTTCGAGGAGTCGGTTTTCGGAAAGGAAGCGAAACTTAAAATTCCCCGGTGGGAAACCTGCGCCGATTGCAAAGGCACCGGCGCGCGCTCAGCCACGGCCATTAAGATGTGCCCGGCTTGCAAAGGACAGGGCCAACTCCGTTTCCAACAGGGATTTTTCAGCGTCAGTCGACCCTGCGGTCAATGCGAAGGGGTCGGACAGATCATCACCGAACCCTGCCAGGCCTGCAGCGGACGGCAACGTATCCGCAAGGAACGCATGCTCTCCGTCCAGATTCCAGGCGGGATCGAAACCGGCATGCGCCTGCGACTTGCGAACGAGGGTGAACATGGCGTCCAGGGCGGTCCGCAGGGAGATCTCTATGTCGCCATCACGGTAAAGCCCCATCCTCACTTCCGCCGCGAGGGTCAAGATATCGTCTCCGACCTCCCCGTGAATCTCGTCACTGCGATTCTGGGCGGCCGCGTGGAAGTGCCGACGCTCAAGGGCAACACCTTCATGAAAATTCCTGCCGGCACACAGCCGGACAAGATCCTTCGTCTCAAAGGGCTCGGCTTCCCGAATCTCAAAGGGGGCCATACCGGCGATCAGCTGTTCCACGTCAAAGTCGAGATTCCGACGAAGCTCAATTCAAAGCAAAAAGAGCTGCTCGAGGAATTCGCTAAAGAAAGCGGCTACACGAAAGACACCGAGGGTGAAGGCTTTCTCGACAAGATGAAAACATTCTTCGAATAG